In Deltaproteobacteria bacterium, the following are encoded in one genomic region:
- a CDS encoding glutamyl-tRNA reductase, which yields MALRRHIVAIGLNHKTAPVEVRERLAFSSEDTAQILETMHQHHCVDEIALFSTCNRVEFLLATQDAPEAVEALKDFIAEFKDTPRHTFEQALYVYNGDEAVRHIFRVASSLDSMVVGEPQILGQIKDSYADACNYGTCGVILNRLMHKSFSVAKRVRTETGIGDHAVSISYAAVELGRKIFGELEGKAVLLLGAGEMAELAVEHLVNNRARPIFVANRTFERGLELAERFRGTAIRFEEIRNYLKEVDIVISSTGARQYVLVRNDFKGLMRARRNRPLFFIDIAVPRDIDPEINRINNVYVYDIDDLKSAIQENIEERQQEALRGERIVDAAVVQFRRWFRALDVVPTIVGLRDKMEEIRQKELKKTLSCLHSVSEKDRAAIDRLTTALVNKILHDPTVFLKQDGHKDMKSLRVDITRRLFNLDESDEKEPEPEA from the coding sequence ATGGCACTAAGAAGGCATATTGTCGCAATAGGCCTTAATCATAAAACAGCCCCCGTGGAGGTGCGGGAACGCTTGGCCTTTTCCAGTGAAGACACCGCACAAATTCTGGAGACCATGCACCAACACCACTGTGTGGACGAGATCGCCCTCTTTTCCACCTGCAACCGCGTGGAGTTTCTCCTGGCCACCCAAGATGCGCCCGAGGCCGTTGAGGCCCTAAAGGACTTCATAGCCGAATTCAAGGACACACCGCGTCATACCTTTGAACAAGCGCTTTATGTATACAACGGGGATGAAGCCGTGCGCCACATCTTTCGTGTGGCTTCAAGCCTCGATTCCATGGTCGTTGGCGAACCGCAGATCCTTGGGCAGATCAAGGACTCCTACGCGGATGCGTGTAATTACGGGACCTGCGGTGTGATTCTGAATCGCCTCATGCACAAGTCATTTTCGGTGGCAAAGCGGGTGCGCACGGAAACAGGTATTGGAGACCACGCCGTATCCATTAGCTATGCGGCTGTAGAGTTGGGTCGTAAGATCTTTGGCGAACTTGAAGGAAAAGCCGTCTTGCTCCTTGGCGCAGGCGAAATGGCGGAACTGGCCGTCGAGCACCTGGTCAATAATCGGGCCAGGCCCATCTTTGTGGCCAACCGGACGTTTGAGCGAGGGCTTGAACTTGCCGAGAGATTCAGGGGAACGGCCATCCGATTCGAAGAGATTCGCAACTATCTCAAAGAGGTGGACATCGTTATCAGTTCAACCGGGGCTCGCCAATATGTCCTGGTCCGGAATGATTTTAAGGGGCTCATGCGCGCCCGCAGAAACCGGCCCCTTTTTTTTATTGACATTGCCGTGCCACGGGATATAGACCCCGAGATCAACCGGATCAATAATGTATATGTTTACGATATTGATGATCTGAAAAGCGCCATTCAGGAAAACATAGAGGAGCGTCAGCAGGAGGCGCTCAGAGGGGAGCGGATTGTAGATGCCGCTGTCGTTCAGTTTCGGAGATGGTTCCGAGCCCTCGATGTGGTGCCCACCATTGTCGGCCTCAGAGATAAGATGGAGGAGATCCGCCAAAAAGAACTGAAAAAAACACTTAGCTGTCTCCATTCAGTATCCGAGAAGGACAGGGCTGCCATTGACCGGTTGACCACAGCCCTTGTCAATAAGATCTTGCACGACCCCACTGTCTTCTTAAAACAAGACGGGCACAAGGACATGAAATCCCTTCGTGTGGACATCACACGCAGGCTCTTCAACCTCGATGAGTCGGATGAAAAGGAGCCGGAACCGGAGGCGTGA
- a CDS encoding ACP S-malonyltransferase, producing MGLDMYQEYDFVREIFDMVDEVTKSHISRLCFKGPMEDLTMTVNLQPAVTAVNMACLAALEKEGIEPDLTAGHSLGEYSALRAAGVTSGEDTCKLVFKRGHLMHREATKHKGAMHAIVKLDIDTVRQIVDEAQEKGIVAVANHNTAQQIVITGAPDAVEYASELAAAHGGKGIPLKVSGAWHSELIRGAEEDFNAFIGKMPFDVPNTPVLFNVTADYESDPDGIKEIMSSQLCSPVRWYESMCKMQDENIEIFVEVGPKKVLSGLLRKIVPDTYPHEVYNVDGMKGLESFLKAVT from the coding sequence ATGGGCCTTGACATGTATCAGGAATATGATTTCGTCCGTGAGATCTTCGACATGGTGGACGAAGTGACAAAGAGCCACATATCAAGGCTCTGTTTTAAGGGTCCCATGGAAGACCTCACCATGACCGTGAACCTTCAGCCGGCAGTTACAGCAGTGAACATGGCTTGCCTGGCTGCGCTCGAAAAGGAAGGGATCGAGCCTGATCTGACCGCAGGCCACAGCCTTGGAGAGTACAGCGCTCTTAGGGCCGCTGGAGTAACTAGCGGTGAAGACACGTGCAAGCTGGTCTTTAAGAGGGGCCACCTAATGCATCGCGAGGCGACCAAACACAAGGGGGCCATGCATGCCATAGTAAAACTTGATATCGATACGGTGCGTCAAATTGTTGACGAGGCGCAGGAAAAGGGAATCGTGGCCGTTGCCAATCACAACACGGCACAGCAGATCGTCATCACCGGAGCGCCCGATGCCGTGGAATACGCGTCCGAGCTGGCTGCGGCCCACGGAGGAAAAGGGATTCCTCTGAAAGTAAGCGGGGCATGGCACAGCGAGTTGATACGCGGAGCTGAGGAAGATTTCAATGCCTTCATAGGAAAGATGCCATTTGACGTTCCCAACACGCCGGTACTGTTCAATGTAACGGCAGATTACGAATCAGATCCTGATGGGATCAAGGAAATCATGTCTAGCCAGCTTTGCAGCCCTGTTCGATGGTACGAGTCAATGTGCAAAATGCAAGATGAGAACATCGAAATTTTCGTTGAGGTTGGGCCGAAAAAGGTATTAAGCGGGCTCCTTCGCAAAATCGTTCCGGATACTTACCCGCATGAGGTGTACAACGTAGACGGCATGAAGGGATTAGAGAGCTTTCTCAAGGCTGTGACTTAG
- a CDS encoding helix-turn-helix transcriptional regulator, with amino-acid sequence MTNGKKPADAYRDFLEDIGDFSSETTEEVKPLEKGTKEEDQPASVGQRVRMVRNEKGMTTEDVGQRTGLSTKYLERIEADELSPPLGVLIKIGKALDMKLGRFISTGEVKPFTVVRKDERQIISRYTSAQGDQYGYTYESLAPDKKDRHMEPFMVTLVPSKAKKELSEHEGQEFIYVLQGAMEVILEDYTDVLNPGDSIYYDSTIPHLVRCHGDKETVILAVLYIKNG; translated from the coding sequence ATGACAAATGGAAAAAAGCCGGCAGACGCCTACAGGGATTTCTTGGAAGACATAGGTGATTTTTCTTCTGAGACAACCGAAGAAGTAAAGCCTTTAGAAAAAGGCACTAAAGAGGAAGATCAACCTGCTTCAGTTGGCCAGCGGGTGCGCATGGTTCGCAATGAAAAAGGCATGACCACTGAAGATGTGGGGCAGCGGACAGGCTTAAGCACGAAATATCTGGAACGAATTGAGGCAGACGAGCTTTCCCCTCCGTTGGGTGTATTGATTAAGATTGGCAAGGCCCTTGACATGAAGCTGGGCCGGTTTATCTCAACTGGCGAAGTGAAGCCCTTCACCGTGGTCCGAAAGGATGAACGACAAATCATTTCCCGCTATACTTCCGCCCAGGGGGATCAATATGGCTACACCTATGAATCCCTGGCGCCGGACAAGAAAGATCGCCACATGGAACCCTTTATGGTGACCCTTGTGCCGTCCAAGGCAAAAAAAGAGCTCTCTGAACATGAAGGACAGGAGTTCATCTATGTCCTGCAAGGGGCCATGGAGGTCATCCTGGAAGATTACACGGACGTGCTTAACCCTGGTGACAGCATATACTACGATTCCACCATTCCCCACCTAGTCCGGTGTCACGGGGACAAGGAAACCGTCATCCTGGCAGTGCTCTATATTAAGAACGGGTGA